CCTATTAGGATGACTAGTCAAGGACTAGCAGATAAACACCTCAAACATTTTGGTAGCGAGCTTTTAGTTGGTCACTGGCATGGTGATATGCCGGGCTTGACAGACGAAGCGGTAATCCTTGCTACCAGTCAAGGTTGTCCACGACAGATCGTTCGCTTTAGCCCTAAACATTATGCTTTTCAAGTGCATTTAGAGTTTGATTTAGAAGCGATTGATTTATTGGTTGCTGCGGATAGTGAAGAACGATTGATAGAACAACATCAAACATTATCTTTTGTTCAATCACCTGAAGAATTGCGTGGTAACGATTATTCTGAAATGAATGCAAAATTGCATAATTTTTTAGATTCGCTTACAAATTAGAATTACAGACAAACTAGATAATTTAATTTGTGCTAGTTTTTACAAAATATCAAAAATAAGAAAGGTAGAGTGAAGTGTTCTGATTTGAACATAAGAGGAAAACTTGGAAAATAGATAATCTGACTGAGAAATCATGATTTCTCGTCAGATTCCTAATTTTCAGTCGTTTTCTTGTCGCTCTCTAATCTTCATAAAATAAAGAAAGGATGGGTTAACTGTATTCATTGAACTGAATACGGGCGGAGAACTGTGTAAAAAAGATAAACTGTCTAGCATCTGCGATGCGTCGTCAGTTTCCTATTTTTACTTTGTTCTCTGTCGCCCTTTATATC
This portion of the Streptococcus mitis B6 genome encodes:
- a CDS encoding type 1 glutamine amidotransferase — protein: MKVHFILHESFEIPGAYLTWAQSRGHDIGITKVYKEEALPQTVSDIDFLIIMGGPQSPDEDKEHFPYYHPKEEIRLIRQAIEEDKYIVGVCLGAQLLSVAYGGQYEHSPEREIGVFPIRMTSQGLADKHLKHFGSELLVGHWHGDMPGLTDEAVILATSQGCPRQIVRFSPKHYAFQVHLEFDLEAIDLLVAADSEERLIEQHQTLSFVQSPEELRGNDYSEMNAKLHNFLDSLTN